The following nucleotide sequence is from Salinispirillum sp. LH 10-3-1.
GTCCGCTACCAATTCTGAAATCCGCAAATACATGGCATACAAACACTGCATCACAAACAGCGTACGCTCGTGCTTGGCTGGGTCTTCCGCGGCCATCAAACCTGCGGTTTCCAGCACAAAGTCCCACTGCAGATTGCTTAACCGACGCACCTCACGGCGCGTCGTAGTGACCAAGAACTTGCTCTTTTGCCGAATCAGCGCCACCGGGTTAGACCCAATGGCTTCTTCTTGAATCAGAAAGTTAAAGTAACTTGAGAGGATAGCGAACAGACTTTTCAGCGCCGACTGACTGGGCGCATACTCCGCAGTATCAGCATGCATGCCTGCACGCGCTTGTACCTTGCTGACCGAAGCGACAAAAGGCCGCCAGTCTTCATGGGGCTTACGCAGATCGTCCGGCCCCGTAAAGCGCGCACAGTTCTTAGTGCCGATCCAAGCGCGCGGTGGCTCCATACAGAACTTAATGAACTTCTCTATGTCGTCGCGCTTCAACGCACACACGCTCTTTTCTTGCACCAGCCAACACCATTGCAGCAACCGCTCGATCTCACGGCGATACGCATTGAACGTCGCCGTAGAGCCGTCGTACGACAGCAGAAAGCGCAAACTCAGCCAATAGTCTTCCGGAAAGGGTGACTGCACATATTGCGGCAACGCCTCACGGCGCCCCGAAAACGCATCCGGCATGTACTCCATCTGGTCAAAAATGGGCGAGGGCGGCACACGTAAGGCAGCGTTCAACATGAATTAGCTCATACAAAGAAAAACAGAGTAGGGGAATCATCCGTGCAATGGCGGGAAAATTCAACCAATCAAAAAATCATGGTAAAGCGAGCGAGATCAGAGAAGCCGTTTAGTGCTGGCTATCCAACCCGTATGAGCAGGCATTTCTACGTGCACGTGCGCGTTTTTCTGCTAGGATGATTTGTGTTGATGCGCGTTTTTCCGGTTGCTGTATTGAAAACTGTAATAAAATCAAAAGCTTGGTTTGCAGGCTTCCGCGTTTATACGCATGAGCAAAAAATGGAAAAACATGGTAGTGCGCATGCGCGTTTTCCCAAGAGTGACTGTGATTGAAATCCGGAAATACTTAATGAAATCAGTCGCTTGTGAATATTATTCAGTTTTTGGCGTTCAACAGGCGGTTATAGCCGCAGCTGAGCTGCCGTATAACCGCTTAAATAGTTATGCATCATAGAGGTCTTACTGGGTGAGTACGGATACTATTCTAAACCGGGTCAGCGCGATTCCTCTTATCTTGAGAGTTGCCTGCCTGGCATCGGGCGCGCTGGGGCTGTTGCAGCTCGTGGCAATAATTTTCCCGGTCGTTTCGCCCGGCATAGATGGCGTCACACTCCGGTCACCAGAGTTGGCAGCTGTGATGGGAGTAATACATGTGGGATTAGCGTGGGCTATTTTCAGAAGGCTGGCTTGGGCCGT
It contains:
- a CDS encoding site-specific integrase is translated as MLNAALRVPPSPIFDQMEYMPDAFSGRREALPQYVQSPFPEDYWLSLRFLLSYDGSTATFNAYRREIERLLQWCWLVQEKSVCALKRDDIEKFIKFCMEPPRAWIGTKNCARFTGPDDLRKPHEDWRPFVASVSKVQARAGMHADTAEYAPSQSALKSLFAILSSYFNFLIQEEAIGSNPVALIRQKSKFLVTTTRREVRRLSNLQWDFVLETAGLMAAEDPAKHERTLFVMQCLYAMYLRISELVADERNVPLMTDFRRDSDSNWWFEVVGKGNKERSISVSEAMLDALKRYRRHLGLTPIPVSGERTPLVPTLGGKKPVTSTRHIRAIVQLCFDTAVERMRLEGLEDESHELQAATVHWLRHTGISEDVKFRPVDHVRDDAGHASSLTTDRYIDAERRARHASARHKPMKTES